One window of the Macaca thibetana thibetana isolate TM-01 chromosome 1, ASM2454274v1, whole genome shotgun sequence genome contains the following:
- the LOC126929564 gene encoding endosome/lysosome-associated apoptosis and autophagy regulator 1-like, whose protein sequence is MYKWAKPKICSEDLEGAVKLPASGVKTSCPPCNPGFFKTSNSTCQPCPYGSYSNGSDCTHCPAGTEPAVGFEYKWWNTLPTNMETTVLSGINFEYKGMTGWEVAGDHIYTAAGASDNDFMILTLVVPGFRPPQSVMADTENKEVARITFVFETLCSVNCELYFMVGVNSRTNTPVETWKGSKGKQSYTYIIEENTTTSFTWAFQRTTFHEASRKYTNDVAKIYSINMTNVTNGVASYCRPCALEASDVGSSCTSCPAGYYIDRDSGTSHSCPPNTILKAHQPYGVQACVPCGPGTKNNKIHSLCYNDCIFSRNTPTRTLNYNFSALANTVTLAGGPSFTSKGLKYFHHFTLSLCGNQGRKMSVCTDNVTDLRIPEGESGFSKSITAYVCQAVIIPPEVTGYKAGVSSQPVSLADPLIGVTTDMTLDGITSPAELFHPESLGIPDVIFFYRSNDVTQSCSSGRSTTIHVRCSPQKTVPGSLSLPGTCSDGTCDGCNFHFLWESAAACPLCSVADYHAIISSCVAGIQKTTYMWREPKLCSGGISLPEQRVTICKTIDFWLKVGISAGTCTAILLTVLTCYFWKMNQKYMMRYWSLGMDRVGLLIRENI, encoded by the exons ATGTACAAATGGGCCAAGCCGAAAATCTGTAGCGAGGACCTTGAGGGGGCGGTGAAGCTGCCTGCCTCTGGTGTGAAGACCAGCTGCCCACCCTGCAACCCAGGCTTCTTCAAAACCAGCAACAGCACCTGCCAGCCCTGCCCATACGGTTCCTACTCCAATGGCTCAG ATTGTACCCACTGCCCTGCGGGGACTGAACCTGCTGTGGGATTTGAATACAAATGGTGGAACACGCTGCCCACAAACATGGAAACGACCGTTCTCAGTGGGATCAACTTCGAGTACAAGGGCATGACAG gCTGGGAGGTGGCTGGTGATCACATTTACACAGCGGCTGGAGCCTCAGACAATGACTTCATGATTCTCACTCTGGTTGTGCCAGGATTTAG ACCTCCGCAGTCGGTGATGGCAGACACAGAGAATAAAGAGGTGGCCAGAATCACATTTGTGTTTGAGACCCTCTGTTCTGTGAACTGTGAGCTCTACTTCATGGTg GGTGTGAATTCTAGGACCAACACTCCCGTGGAGACGTGGAAAGGTTCCAAAGGCAAACAGTCCTATACCTACATCATTGAGGAGAACACGACCACGAGCTTCACCTGGGCCTTCCAGAGGACCACTTTTCATGAGGCA AGCAGGAAGTACACCAATGACGTTGCCAAGATCTACTCCATCAATATGACCAATGTTACGAATGGCGTGGCCTCCTACTGCCGTCCCTGTGCCCTAGAAGCCTCTGATGTGGGCTCCTCCTGCACCTCTTGTCCTGCTGGTTACTATATTGACCGAGATTCAGGAACCTCCCACTCCTGTCCCCCTAACACAATTCTGAAAGCCCACCAGCCTTACGGCGTCCAGGCCTGTGTGCCCTGCGGTCCAGGGACCAAGAACAACAAG ATCCACTCTCTGTGCTACAACGATTGCATCTTCTCACGCAACACTCCGACCAGGACTTTGAACTACAACTTCTCCGCTTTGGCAAACACTGTCACTCTTGCTGGAGGGCCAAGCTTCACTTCCAAAGGGCTGAAATATTTCCATCACTTTACCCTCAGTCTCTGTGGAAACCAG GGTCGGAAAATGTCTGTGTGCACCGACAATGTCACTGACCTCCGGATTCCTGAGGGtgagtcagggttctccaaatCTATCACAGCCTACGTCTGCCAGGCAGTCATCATCCCCCCAGAGGTGACAGGCTACAAGGCCGGGGTTTCCTCACAGCCTGTCAGCCTTGCTGACCCACTTATTG GGGTGACAACAGATATGACTCTGGATGGAATCACCTCCCCCGCTGAACTTTTCCACCCGGAGTCCTTGGGAATACCGGACGTGATCTTCTTTTATAG GTCCAATGATGTGACCCAGTCCTGCAGTTCTGGGAGATCAACCACCATCCATGTCAGGTGCAGTCCACAGAAAACTGTCCCTGGAAGTTTGTCGCTGCCAGG AACGTGCTCGGATGGGACCTGTGATggctgcaacttccacttcctgtgGGAGAGTGCGGCTGCTTGCCCGCTCTGCTCAGTGGCTGACTACCACGCTATCATCAGCAGCTGTGTGGCTGGGATCCAG AAGACTACTTACATGTGGCGAGAACCCAAGCTATGCTCTGGTGGCATTTCTCTGCCTGAGCAGAGAGTCACCATCTGCAAAACCATAGATTTCTGGCTGAAAGTGGGCATCTCTGCAGGCACCTGTACTGCCATCCTGCTCACCGTCTTGACTTGCTACTTTTGGAAAATGAATCAAAAGTACATGATGCGGTATTGGAGTTTGGGGATGGACAGGGTTGGATTATTGATCAGGGAGAATATCTGA